A part of Bacillus rossius redtenbacheri isolate Brsri chromosome 1, Brsri_v3, whole genome shotgun sequence genomic DNA contains:
- the LOC134528175 gene encoding uncharacterized protein LOC134528175, with protein MEKKGKKRSINTTDYNRDEVKSARISGEEYVSHGKKVVEAKKTGNDCSCRLQCFQKIKEENRITILSSFLDLENKNHQDLHLQRLIESKPIQRRRPRIVSDEGGTRKQINGSFKFHVMNGDTRVMVCRKAFLSLHAVSQKRVFRLAALLLKGETPKDKRGLNPNPKKMSDTVRNNIQQHIESFPVKTTHYSGKEVKYLDGKLDVKQMHTLSEDKYQNTNVSYKYYLKYYNENFRYRFGRPQIDVCSTCEELTTKLKSTHLAGIVKRATESELVVHKRRSQKFYKSLKQTEQLCKENPHVAGIVFDFMQNPPLPHIPVQEIFYLRQLWVNCFCVHNLKSHHSCLYVYHEGVAKKGANEVCSFLLDYITHCVSKDVTDLYLYSDGCVGQNKNHSMIRMCLGLVQNKMLQNIVHCYPVRGHSFLPCDRDFGLFKKNIKKCDRIYTPKEYVSLLVHSKSNVTVKMVETEDILDFNIWWPRFFKKNCVAIECVGRDTPRDCKVNFTPSSFKEFRYSAARPGVVEACPFIGGLVTYTFPLAQPNINNHFSMTIPKAYPAGKVPINRLKLQDIQKVVKYVVGDTETLSFYEDILSWPTTVEVEDE; from the exons ATGGAGAAAAAAGGAAAGAAGAGGAGTATTAATACTACAGATTATAATAGAGATGAAGTTAAAAGTGCTCGTATAAGCGGAGAAGAATACGTCAGTCATGGAAAAAAGGTTGTTGAAGCAAAGAAAACTGGAAATGATTGCAG CTGCAGGCTCCAATGCTTCcagaaaataaaagaagaaaatcgTATCACTATCCTTTCATCATTCTTGGATCTTGAAAACAAAAACCACCAAGATCTTCATCTACAGCGACTTATAGAGTCAAAACCTATTCAGCGTCGGAGACCAAGGATTGTAAGTGATGAAGGAGGGACGAGGAAGCAAATAAATGGGAGTTTTAAGTTTCATGTCATGAATGGAGATACAAGAGTAATGGTATGTAGAAAGGCTTTCTTAAGTTTGCATGCTGTGTCTCAGAAGAGAGTATTTAGGTTAGCAGCACTGCTGCTGAAAGGAGAGACTCCTAAAGATAAGCGTGGTTTGAATCCCAATCCCAAAAAAATGTCAGACACAGTAAGAAATAACATCCAGCAACATATTGAGTCATTCCCAGTGAAAACTACTCATTACTCAGGCAAAGAGGTGAAGTATCTTGATGGTAAGTTAGATGTAAAGCAAATGCACACCCTTTCCGAAGATAAATACCAAAACACAAATGTGTCTTACAAATATTACCTAAAATATTATAATGAGAATTTTCGGTATCGCTTTGGAAGACCACAAATCGATGTGTGCAGCACGTGCGAAGAACTGACAACAAAACTGAAAAGTACTCATCTTGCGGGAATCGTAAAACGTGCCACTGAATCGGAGTTAGTTGTTCATAAACGCAGAAGCCAAAAATTTTACAAGTCTTTAAAACAAACTGAACAGCTATGCAAGGAAAATCCCCATGTGGCAGGAATAGTTTTTGACTTCATGCAGAATCCACCCTTACCCCACATACCAGTCCAAGAAATATTTTACCTACGTCAGTTATGGGTAAACTGCTTTTGTGTACACAATTTAAAATCCCACCATTCGTGTTTGTATGTATATCATGAGGGCGTTGCCAAGAAAGGTGCCAATGAAGTATGTTCATTTTTATTGGACTACATAACTCACTGTGTGTCTAAAGATGTTACAGACCTATACTTGTACTCTGATGGCTGTGTTGGCCAAAACAAAAATCATTCAATGATCCGCATGTGCTTAGGACTGgtgcaaaataaaatgttacaaaatattgTACATTGTTATCCTGTAAGGGGACATTCATTCCTTCCCTGCGATAGGGATTTTGGGTTATTCAAAAAGAACATTAAGAAATGTGATAGAATCTACACTCCAAAAGAATATGTTAGTCTGTTAGTACACAGTAAGTCAAACGTCACAGTAAAGATGGTGGAGACTGAAGACATTTTGGACTTCAATATATGGTGGCCTCGTTTCTTCAAGAAAAACTGTGTGGCTATAGAATGTGTGGGAAGAGATACTCCTCGTGATTGTAAAGTGAATTTTACTCCTTCCTCTTTCAAGGAGTTCAGATATTCAGCAGCAAGGCCAGGAGTAGTTGAGGCATGTCCTTTTATTGGTGGACTTGTTACATACACCTTTCCTTTGGCTCAGCCCAACATTAATAATCATTTCTCCATGACTATTCCAAAAGCATACCCTGCAGGAAAGGTGCCAATTAATCGTCTAAAGCTGCAGGACATCCAGAAAGTTGTAAAATACGTCGTGGGTGACACGGAAACGCTATCATTTTATGAAGACATTTTATCATGGCCAACAACTGTAGAAGTGGAGGACGAATGA